In the genome of Notamacropus eugenii isolate mMacEug1 chromosome 5, mMacEug1.pri_v2, whole genome shotgun sequence, one region contains:
- the VSIG2 gene encoding V-set and immunoglobulin domain-containing protein 2 isoform X1, producing the protein MAWLPGSLLFWTMLTLIYLIAPGCPVEVKVPIEPLSKPAGEAAELTCRYYTSVGESFALKWSFVQPGNPISSAETILYFTNKELYLTGPQGKRATLLQNPPTGGVATLRLTDIRSSDTGTYLCQVNNPPDFYSNGVGLVNLTVLVPPTKPTCGQSGQMSVGGGAALTCSSSGGAPRPVYTWVRLGSAPTPAPGNMVQDEISGRLILTNLSLTSSGVYRCVATNQLGSDFCELTLAVSDSSKGRVAGAVIGVLLGLLFLVVGVFCLLKFQKQRIKKPREMYGGNDLREDANAPGVYDSPPQRGNSDIGLLERSPSASTVTTTKSKLPMVV; encoded by the exons ATGGCTTGGCTTCCTGGATCCCTACTGTTTTGGACAATGCTGACCCTCATCTACTTGATCG CCCCAGGATGCCCTGTGGAAGTGAAAGTGCCAATTGAACCCCTGAGCAAACCTGCTGGTGAGGCCGCAGAGCTGACATGTAGATATTACACATCTGTGGGAGAAAGCTTTGCGCTGAAATGGAGCTTTGTCCAGCCTGGTAATCCCATCTCTTCAGCTGAGACT ATCCTATATTTCACCAATAAGGAGCTATATCTGACGGGTCCCCAGGGAAAGAGGGCCACTCTCCTGCAGAATCCCCCCACTGGAGGGGTAGCCACACTTCGACTGACAGATATTCGATCTTCAGACACTGGAACCTACCTCTGCCAGGTCAACAATCCACCAGACTTCTATAGTAATGGCGTGGGACTGGTCAATCTCACAGTGCTGG TACCCCCAACCAAGCCCACATGTGGACAAAGCGGGCAGATGTCAGTAGGAGGGGGTGCTGCATTGACCTGCAGTTCTTCAGGGGGTGCCCCCCGTCCTGTGTACACCTGGGTTCGGTTGGGTTCTGCTCCTACACCAGCTCCTGGCAACATGGTACAAG ATGAAATCTCTGGTCGGCTCATCCTTACCAatctttctctcacttcctctgGAGTCTATCGATGTGTGGCTACCAATCAGTTAGGCAGTGATTTCTGTGAACTGACCCTTGCAGTGTCTG ACTCTTCCAAGGGCAGAGTTGCAGGGGCTGTGATAGGTGTCCTCCTGGGCTTGCTGTTCTTGGTGGTAGGTGTATTTTGCCTACTGAAGTTTCAGAAGCAGAGGATTAAGAAGCCAAGGGAGATGTATGGGGGCAATGACCTTAG AGAGGATGCCAATGCTCCAGGGGTTTATGACTCACCTCCTCAGAGAGGTAATTCAGATATTGGGCTACTGGAGAGGTCCCCTTCTGCCAGCACCGTGACCACCACCAAGTCCAAACTCCCCATGGTTGTTTGA
- the VSIG2 gene encoding V-set and immunoglobulin domain-containing protein 2 isoform X2 → MAWLPGSLLFWTMLTLIYLIAPGCPVEVKVPIEPLSKPAGEAAELTCRYYTSVGESFALKWSFVQPGNPISSAETILYFTNKELYLTGPQGKRATLLQNPPTGGVATLRLTDIRSSDTGTYLCQVNNPPDFYSNGVGLVNLTVLVPPTKPTCGQSGQMSVGGGAALTCSSSGGAPRPVYTWVRLGSAPTPAPGNMVQDEISGRLILTNLSLTSSGVYRCVATNQLGSDFCELTLAVSDSSKGRVAGAVIGVLLGLLFLVRGCQCSRGL, encoded by the exons ATGGCTTGGCTTCCTGGATCCCTACTGTTTTGGACAATGCTGACCCTCATCTACTTGATCG CCCCAGGATGCCCTGTGGAAGTGAAAGTGCCAATTGAACCCCTGAGCAAACCTGCTGGTGAGGCCGCAGAGCTGACATGTAGATATTACACATCTGTGGGAGAAAGCTTTGCGCTGAAATGGAGCTTTGTCCAGCCTGGTAATCCCATCTCTTCAGCTGAGACT ATCCTATATTTCACCAATAAGGAGCTATATCTGACGGGTCCCCAGGGAAAGAGGGCCACTCTCCTGCAGAATCCCCCCACTGGAGGGGTAGCCACACTTCGACTGACAGATATTCGATCTTCAGACACTGGAACCTACCTCTGCCAGGTCAACAATCCACCAGACTTCTATAGTAATGGCGTGGGACTGGTCAATCTCACAGTGCTGG TACCCCCAACCAAGCCCACATGTGGACAAAGCGGGCAGATGTCAGTAGGAGGGGGTGCTGCATTGACCTGCAGTTCTTCAGGGGGTGCCCCCCGTCCTGTGTACACCTGGGTTCGGTTGGGTTCTGCTCCTACACCAGCTCCTGGCAACATGGTACAAG ATGAAATCTCTGGTCGGCTCATCCTTACCAatctttctctcacttcctctgGAGTCTATCGATGTGTGGCTACCAATCAGTTAGGCAGTGATTTCTGTGAACTGACCCTTGCAGTGTCTG ACTCTTCCAAGGGCAGAGTTGCAGGGGCTGTGATAGGTGTCCTCCTGGGCTTGCTGTTCTTGGTG AGAGGATGCCAATGCTCCAGGGGTTTATGA